Proteins from a genomic interval of Rhizobium etli CFN 42:
- a CDS encoding Bax inhibitor-1/YccA family protein, whose protein sequence is MADLRNYQSRVQTGEMIDQGLRAYMLKVYNLMALGLAITGVAAYLGFNFAVQDGQLTQFGVLLFQSPLRWVVILAPLAVVFFLSFRIHQMSVSAAQTTFWIYAALVGLSLSSIFLVYTGQSVVQTFFVTAASFGALSLYGYTTKRDLSAMGSFLIMGLFGLIIASLVNIFLASSALQFAISVIGVLIFAGLTAYDTQRIKELYYEADDVAVAGRKAIMGALTLYLDFLNLFMFLLQFMGNRR, encoded by the coding sequence ATGGCTGATCTTCGTAACTATCAAAGCCGCGTCCAGACCGGCGAGATGATTGATCAAGGCCTGCGCGCTTATATGCTCAAGGTCTACAACCTGATGGCGCTGGGCCTGGCGATCACCGGCGTGGCCGCATATCTCGGCTTCAACTTCGCGGTCCAGGACGGCCAGCTCACCCAGTTCGGCGTGCTTCTGTTCCAGTCGCCGTTGCGCTGGGTCGTCATCCTTGCCCCCCTTGCGGTCGTCTTCTTCCTGAGCTTCCGCATTCATCAGATGAGCGTGTCCGCCGCCCAGACCACCTTCTGGATCTACGCCGCCCTGGTGGGGCTGTCGCTCTCGTCGATCTTCCTGGTGTATACGGGCCAGAGCGTCGTTCAGACCTTCTTCGTCACCGCCGCCTCCTTCGGCGCGCTGTCGCTTTACGGCTATACGACGAAGCGCGACCTATCGGCGATGGGTTCGTTCCTGATCATGGGTCTCTTCGGCCTGATCATCGCCTCGCTCGTCAACATCTTCCTGGCGTCGTCCGCGCTGCAGTTCGCGATCTCCGTGATCGGCGTGCTGATCTTCGCAGGCCTCACCGCCTACGACACGCAGCGGATCAAGGAACTCTATTATGAAGCCGATGACGTCGCTGTCGCCGGTCGCAAGGCGATCATGGGCGCACTGACGCTCTATCTCGACTTCCTCAACCTCTTCATGTTCCTGCTGCAGTTCATGGGCAACCGCAGATAA
- the thpR gene encoding RNA 2',3'-cyclic phosphodiesterase has protein sequence MPRLFTALEIPRNAAMSLSLLRGGLPGARWIDVENYHITLRFIGDVDGRTADEIVERLDRIDRPEFQFRLEGIGSFGSKKPHSVWAGVSQSPEMYALQGEIERICQRIGLPPDARKFMPHVTLARLKSSRLDDVVQYLAGRGNFHTATFTAPRFVLLSSRESVGGGPYLTEEVFPLHEARSTPSASSRLLQPVKSLV, from the coding sequence ATGCCGAGACTGTTTACCGCCCTCGAAATTCCGCGCAATGCGGCGATGAGTCTTTCATTGCTGCGCGGTGGCCTCCCCGGAGCACGATGGATTGATGTGGAAAATTACCACATCACGCTGCGCTTCATCGGTGATGTCGACGGCCGCACGGCCGATGAAATCGTCGAACGCCTCGACCGGATCGACCGGCCTGAATTCCAGTTCCGCCTCGAAGGCATCGGTTCCTTCGGCTCGAAGAAACCGCATTCGGTCTGGGCCGGCGTCTCGCAATCACCTGAGATGTACGCCCTGCAGGGTGAGATCGAGCGCATCTGCCAGCGGATCGGCCTGCCGCCGGATGCGCGCAAATTCATGCCGCATGTGACGCTGGCACGGCTCAAATCCTCGCGGCTCGACGATGTCGTGCAATATCTGGCCGGACGCGGCAACTTCCACACCGCGACCTTCACGGCGCCACGATTCGTGCTGCTTTCGTCGCGCGAATCGGTTGGCGGCGGACCCTACCTGACAGAGGAAGTGTTCCCGCTGCATGAGGCACGTTCGACGCCAAGCGCTTCGAGCAGGCTGCTGCAGCCGGTCAAGAGCCTGGTATAG
- a CDS encoding 4a-hydroxytetrahydrobiopterin dehydratase: MKSERLERTAVEAELAGLAGWALNDAASSISKTFKFSNFIEAFGFMTEAAITAEKLNHHPEWFNVYSRVDVTLNTHDAGGLTELDFKLARAMEKAAARRLR, from the coding sequence ATGAAATCGGAAAGACTGGAACGGACAGCAGTCGAGGCAGAGCTGGCGGGGCTTGCTGGCTGGGCGCTCAATGACGCGGCCTCCTCGATCTCGAAGACATTCAAGTTTTCGAATTTCATCGAGGCCTTCGGCTTCATGACGGAGGCAGCGATCACGGCTGAGAAGCTCAACCATCATCCCGAATGGTTCAACGTCTATTCCAGGGTGGATGTGACGTTGAATACGCATGATGCCGGCGGGCTGACGGAGCTGGATTTCAAGCTCGCCAGGGCGATGGAGAAGGCGGCGGCGCGACGTCTGCGCTGA
- a CDS encoding ABC transporter permease, translating into MRMIAPRTALAFRLALRELRGGIRGFYIFLACIALGTGAIAAVNSVSQSITDTIASQGQELLAGDVRFELNNRETTPQEMRFLESLGTVSVSTGLRSMARKPDGSDQALVEVKAVDDAYPLYGSFAAEPAYPLAALLSAQSGTYGAVAAPLLLDRLGLAVGDELLLGNVKLSITGTVKTEPDALSEGFGFAPRLLVSRRALEASGLIQTGSLVEHAYKIRLEDKSAMSGIQARASREFPSAGWAIRTSDRAAPSLTENITRFSQFLTLVGLTALIVGGVGVANAVRAFLDSKRTTIASFKCLGAPAAVVVLIYLFQISIIALGGVMIGLVVGALSPIFAAQFLAQFLPVSTAPTLYPGALLLAALFGILTTLAFAILPLGHAREVPATALFREQGFEARRLPSWPYILLAALFMATLAGLAVLTAYDRFIAIVFVGAIVFAFVVLRLVAALIAWLARRSPRVNSPALRLAIGNIHRPGALTPSVVLSLGLGLALLVTLTLIDGNLRQQLTGRMNEGAPNFFFVDIQSAEVDAFRNLVQAQAPKGKLMQVPMLRGRIVAFNGEDVTKMNVPAAGRWVLNGDRGITYADTLPENAALTEGSWWDKDYSGEPLVSFSSEEAHELGLKIGDTVTVNVLGRNITAKIANLRRVQWESLSINFVMVFSPNTFRGAPHAWLATLTDPASTPAEDAAILKSVTNTYPTITSVRVKDAIDIVNQLVAQLATAIRAAASVALIASILVLAGALAAGNRARTHDAVVLKTLGATRAMLIRAFSYEYLILGLATAIFALIAGGIAAWFIVARIMRLPSTFLPDVAGLTLVTALVLTVGIGLIGTWRILGQKAAPVLREL; encoded by the coding sequence ATGAGGATGATCGCGCCGCGCACCGCGCTTGCTTTTCGCCTGGCGCTCCGTGAGCTGCGCGGCGGCATTCGCGGCTTTTACATTTTCCTCGCCTGCATCGCGCTCGGCACAGGCGCGATTGCCGCCGTCAATTCGGTTTCGCAGTCGATCACCGACACGATCGCCTCGCAGGGGCAGGAGCTCTTGGCCGGCGACGTCCGCTTCGAGCTCAACAACCGCGAGACCACACCGCAGGAAATGCGGTTCCTCGAAAGTCTCGGCACCGTCTCGGTGTCGACAGGTCTGCGGTCGATGGCCCGCAAGCCTGATGGTTCCGACCAAGCGCTGGTCGAGGTCAAGGCGGTCGACGACGCTTACCCTCTCTATGGCAGCTTCGCGGCTGAGCCGGCTTATCCGCTTGCAGCCCTGCTTTCGGCCCAAAGCGGCACCTATGGCGCGGTCGCAGCCCCGCTGCTTCTCGATCGGCTTGGCCTTGCGGTGGGCGACGAATTGCTGCTCGGCAATGTCAAACTCAGCATCACCGGCACCGTCAAGACCGAGCCGGACGCCCTCTCCGAGGGCTTCGGCTTTGCGCCGCGCCTGCTCGTCAGCCGCCGGGCACTCGAGGCTTCGGGGCTGATCCAGACCGGAAGCCTCGTCGAACATGCTTACAAGATCCGGCTGGAAGACAAGAGCGCGATGTCCGGCATTCAGGCGCGCGCATCCAGGGAATTCCCTTCCGCCGGCTGGGCGATTCGCACCAGCGACCGGGCGGCCCCCTCGCTTACCGAAAACATCACCCGTTTCTCGCAATTCCTGACGCTGGTCGGTCTCACCGCGCTGATCGTTGGCGGGGTCGGCGTCGCCAACGCGGTGCGTGCCTTCCTCGATTCCAAGCGCACCACCATCGCCAGCTTCAAATGCCTCGGTGCGCCGGCCGCCGTCGTCGTGCTGATCTATCTCTTCCAGATCAGCATCATCGCCCTTGGCGGCGTCATGATCGGCCTCGTCGTCGGCGCCCTTTCGCCGATCTTCGCCGCGCAGTTCCTGGCGCAATTCCTGCCGGTGTCCACAGCGCCGACGCTCTATCCCGGCGCCCTGCTGCTTGCGGCGCTCTTCGGCATCCTGACGACGCTCGCCTTCGCCATCCTGCCGCTCGGCCATGCCCGCGAAGTGCCGGCGACGGCGCTCTTCCGCGAGCAGGGCTTCGAGGCCCGCCGCCTGCCGTCCTGGCCCTATATCCTGCTGGCCGCCCTTTTCATGGCAACACTTGCCGGCCTTGCCGTCCTCACCGCCTATGATCGTTTCATCGCCATCGTCTTCGTCGGCGCGATCGTCTTCGCCTTTGTCGTGCTGCGCCTCGTCGCCGCTCTGATCGCCTGGCTCGCGCGCCGCAGTCCGCGCGTCAACTCGCCGGCGCTCAGGCTTGCGATCGGCAACATCCACCGCCCGGGCGCGCTGACGCCATCAGTCGTGCTGTCGCTCGGCCTCGGCCTGGCATTACTGGTGACCCTGACCTTGATTGACGGAAACCTGCGCCAGCAGCTGACCGGCCGGATGAACGAGGGAGCGCCGAACTTCTTCTTCGTCGATATTCAGAGCGCCGAGGTCGACGCCTTCCGCAACCTCGTCCAGGCGCAAGCGCCGAAGGGCAAGCTCATGCAGGTGCCGATGCTGCGCGGCCGCATCGTCGCCTTCAACGGCGAGGACGTCACCAAGATGAACGTGCCGGCTGCCGGCCGTTGGGTGCTGAACGGCGATCGCGGCATCACCTACGCCGACACGCTGCCGGAAAATGCCGCGCTCACCGAAGGCAGCTGGTGGGACAAGGATTACAGCGGCGAGCCGCTCGTCTCCTTCTCCTCGGAAGAGGCGCACGAGCTCGGCCTCAAGATCGGCGATACCGTCACCGTCAACGTGCTCGGACGCAACATCACGGCGAAGATCGCCAATCTGCGTCGCGTCCAGTGGGAATCACTGTCGATCAATTTCGTTATGGTCTTCTCGCCGAATACCTTCCGCGGCGCCCCGCATGCCTGGCTCGCAACCCTGACCGATCCTGCCTCGACGCCGGCCGAAGATGCGGCGATCCTCAAATCCGTCACCAACACCTATCCGACGATCACCAGCGTGCGCGTCAAGGACGCGATCGATATCGTCAACCAGCTCGTTGCGCAGCTTGCGACCGCGATCCGTGCCGCAGCATCGGTGGCCCTGATCGCCTCGATTCTTGTCCTTGCCGGGGCGCTCGCCGCCGGCAACAGGGCGCGCACCCACGACGCGGTGGTGCTGAAGACGCTGGGCGCCACCCGCGCGATGCTGATTCGTGCCTTCAGCTACGAATATCTGATCCTCGGGCTGGCGACTGCGATCTTCGCGCTTATTGCCGGCGGTATCGCCGCCTGGTTTATCGTCGCCCGCATCATGCGGCTGCCGTCCACCTTCCTGCCTGATGTGGCAGGGTTGACGCTGGTGACGGCACTCGTCCTCACCGTCGGCATCGGCCTCATCGGCACCTGGCGCATCCTCGGTCAGAAGGCGGCGCCTGTCCTTCGTGAGCTTTAG
- a CDS encoding arylesterase, with translation MRFKVAALQFTVIAVSLIFASAAAARTINLVGLGDSLMAGYQLAPGEGFPEKLQAALKAKGLDVAIANAGVSGDTTTGGLARIDWSVPDGTDGVILELGANDALRGIPPEESEKNLDRMISRLKERGIAVLLVGMMAPPNMGADYAERFNPIYRKLSEKYEVRLYPFFLDGVALDAGLKLDDGMHPNARGIDVMVEKMEADVTNFVGTISSVKK, from the coding sequence ATGAGATTTAAAGTTGCCGCCCTTCAATTCACCGTCATCGCCGTCTCGCTGATTTTTGCAAGTGCCGCCGCTGCCCGAACGATCAATCTCGTCGGGTTGGGGGACAGCCTGATGGCCGGCTATCAGCTGGCGCCCGGCGAAGGTTTCCCCGAAAAGCTGCAGGCGGCCCTGAAGGCGAAGGGGCTCGATGTTGCCATCGCGAATGCCGGCGTGTCGGGCGACACGACGACAGGGGGGCTTGCCCGCATCGACTGGTCGGTGCCTGACGGGACCGACGGCGTCATCCTGGAGCTCGGCGCCAACGATGCGCTGCGCGGCATTCCGCCCGAAGAGAGCGAGAAGAACCTCGACCGTATGATTAGTCGCCTGAAGGAGCGCGGTATCGCTGTGCTCCTCGTCGGCATGATGGCGCCGCCGAACATGGGTGCGGACTATGCGGAGCGCTTCAATCCAATTTATCGGAAACTTTCGGAGAAATACGAAGTTCGGCTGTATCCCTTCTTCCTCGATGGGGTGGCGCTCGATGCGGGGCTGAAACTCGATGACGGGATGCATCCAAATGCGAGAGGTATCGACGTCATGGTCGAAAAGATGGAAGCCGATGTCACAAATTTCGTCGGGACGATTTCTAGTGTGAAGAAATAG
- a CDS encoding ABC transporter ATP-binding protein, with protein sequence MAKTIIELKSADLTLGSAAASVHVLKGIDLDILAGESVGIVGPSGSGKSTLLMVLAGLEKLDSGEININDTPLHALSEDEVADFRGRNIGIVFQSFHLIANMTALENVAVPLELANISNAFEIAHRELNSVGLGERLNHYPGQLSGGEQQRVAIARALAPSPALLIADEPTGNLDTETGRQIADLLFAKQAERGMTLLLVTHDVSLANRCSRQIRVRSGRIEGDSAARRSEAAIA encoded by the coding sequence TTGGCAAAAACCATCATCGAGTTGAAGAGCGCCGATCTGACCCTTGGCAGTGCCGCCGCTTCCGTCCATGTGCTGAAGGGCATCGACCTCGATATATTAGCCGGCGAATCCGTCGGCATTGTCGGCCCATCGGGTTCCGGCAAGTCCACCCTGCTGATGGTGCTTGCTGGATTGGAGAAGCTCGACAGCGGTGAAATCAACATCAACGACACGCCGCTCCATGCGCTCAGCGAGGACGAGGTCGCCGATTTCCGCGGCCGCAACATCGGCATCGTCTTCCAGTCCTTCCACCTGATTGCCAATATGACGGCGCTGGAAAACGTCGCCGTGCCGCTGGAACTCGCCAATATCAGCAACGCCTTCGAAATCGCCCATCGCGAGCTGAATTCCGTCGGCCTGGGCGAACGGTTGAACCACTATCCGGGCCAACTTTCCGGCGGCGAACAGCAGCGCGTGGCGATCGCAAGGGCGCTGGCCCCCTCGCCCGCTTTGCTGATCGCCGACGAGCCCACCGGCAATCTCGATACCGAGACCGGCCGCCAGATCGCCGACCTTCTCTTCGCCAAACAGGCCGAACGCGGCATGACCCTGCTGCTCGTCACTCACGACGTCTCGCTTGCGAACCGCTGCTCGCGCCAGATCCGCGTTCGCTCCGGCCGGATCGAAGGCGACAGCGCCGCCCGCCGCAGCGAGGCGGCAATCGCATGA
- a CDS encoding low molecular weight protein-tyrosine-phosphatase gives MTPISILFVCMGNICRSPLAEGIFRHLVTEAGLTGRFTVDSAGTGGWHEGEPPDRRSIATAQSHGIDIAGQRARRIRPTDFNGFDLILAMDRDNLATLGKIAPPEANIRLFGDAALGTGEDIPDPYYGGPDGFELVYTRLLTGCSSLLEALGVERASCSGNTSSVR, from the coding sequence ATGACGCCTATCAGTATCCTCTTCGTTTGCATGGGCAATATATGCCGTTCTCCGCTCGCCGAGGGAATTTTTCGTCATCTCGTCACCGAGGCTGGCCTCACCGGCCGCTTCACCGTCGATTCCGCCGGCACCGGCGGCTGGCATGAAGGCGAGCCACCCGACCGGCGTTCGATCGCCACCGCGCAAAGCCATGGCATCGACATAGCGGGGCAGCGCGCGCGCCGCATCAGGCCAACTGATTTCAACGGTTTCGATCTGATCCTCGCCATGGACCGCGACAATCTGGCGACGCTTGGCAAGATCGCGCCGCCGGAGGCGAATATCCGACTCTTCGGCGATGCCGCGCTAGGAACGGGAGAGGATATTCCCGACCCCTATTATGGCGGCCCTGATGGTTTCGAGCTGGTCTATACCAGGCTCTTGACCGGCTGCAGCAGCCTGCTCGAAGCGCTTGGCGTCGAACGTGCCTCATGCAGCGGGAACACTTCCTCTGTCAGGTAG